From Actinomyces procaprae:
CGACGTCGACGGCGCGGTGCGGCGTGTGCGAGGGGGCTGGGAGGCGACCGGGCGGTCCTGGGAGTATGACGCACCGCGGTACGCACGCGTGGAGCGGGCGCGGCTCGCAGAGCAGGACTTGATGGTGCGCTATGAGTCCCTGTCCGCGCCGGACTGCCGCATGGCCTTCCTGCGGCGGGTGCTGGACGATCCGGAGCTTGCCGACGGATGGCGGTGCGGGGCATGCGACTTGTGCGGTGGCCTGCAGCTGCCCCTGGCGCCGGGTGAGCGGGAGATCGCCGCGGCCCGAAAGGCGCTGACTCGCGTGGGCGTGTCCATTGAGCCCCGCAGGCGTTGGCCGAGCGGAATGGACCGCCTGAACCTGCCCGAGCTCAGGGGGGCCATCGCTGAGGAGGATAGGCACGAGCCCGGGTTCGCGGTCGGCCGCCTGGACGGTTTGGGGGTCTCCGGCGCACTGCGTGATCTGTTCGACTCCGGCGGCGACTGCGAGGTGCCGGACGCGCTGCGCGGCCCGGTGCTGGAGGTGGTGGACCGGCTTGCCGACGCGCACGCCGTGACGGCTGCGGCAGGCACCGCCGTGGTGATTGTCGACTCGCGCACCCGCCCCCGGCTGGTGCGCCACCTGGGGCACGCACTGGCCCGACGTCTGGGCGCCGTTCCCCTGGGTGTCATCGGGGTGCGCGGTGAGCCCGGCAGGCACGACGTCGGCTCCGCTTTCCGCCTGGCCGACGTATGTCGTGCGCTTACGCTTGAGGACTGGTCTGCGCAGGCGCTGGCGCGTCTGCGGGGATGCTCCGTAGTGCTGGTGGACGACTGGACCGAGTCCGGTTGGACGCTCACCGTAGCGGCCATGCTGCTGCGCCGGGCCGGGGCGGCGCGCGTGTACCCCTTCGTGCTAGCGCAGCGCTGACGGCAGCGGGCAGCCACAGGACGTGCTGCGAATTCGCCTACGACCTCGGCTTGCCGGTGCGCCCCGGGGTCATTCGGCTTTGGCGCGGGCCGCGTCCACCAGTTCCTGCGCGATCCCTGCCACGCCGTCCTGGGACGCGTGCGCGCCTGCGGGCAGGAGGCCCTCGTCCTGCAGGTAGTACCACCAAAGTGGTGCGGCCCAGGCGCGCGGCTGCCCGAGCGCGACGGCTGTGAGATGCCGTGCGACCGCCTCCCGGCCGGCGCCGGTGTCGGTGGCGGAGCCGAACCACCACGGGCCGTCGTCCAGGTCCTCGGCGCCGTAGCCGAGCTCGGTCAGGGCCACGGGCAGGTCCCCGGCGACCCGCCCCAGGGCCTCCAGGACGCGCCTGGCGCCCGCCCCCAGCGGATGCCACTGCGGGTATACGGACAGTCCGACGACGTCCGTCAGCCCCGTCAGCTCCTCCCCGAGGTTCGTGGCGGCCCATGAAATGACGGACTCCTCCTGCGTGCCCTGTCCCAGCTGGTAGTACAGGGTGAGCACCCGGGGCGCGGCGGCGGTCGCCGGGTCGGCGGCGAGCGCCCGGGCCGCCTGCACAGTCCGCTCCACGGCGTGGGGGCCGGTCCACTCCCCGGCGAGCTCGTTGCCGGTCTCCCAGGCGTCGGCGTCGGGGAAGGCGGTGATCAGCGCGCTTATCCGCTGCTCCCAGGCGGCCTCGTCGTAGTCGGTGAGTGCCTGCGAGTCGCAGGCCTGCACCATCACCAGGGCGCCCGCCCGGTGCAGTTCGTCGACGCACCTGCGCCACCGGCCGATCTCCTCGCGGTCGTCGGCGTCTTCCACGACGATGCGCACCAGCGGTCGGCGCCCCGCGCCGGCCAGCCTGTCGACGGCGAGGTCGGAGTCTCCGGGCGCCGGTGGGGCGGTGAAGGTGACGCCCAGCATCGCGTCATCGGGGCCGAGCAGGGCGGCGGTATCATCCTGGGCCAGTTGCGCAGCGGTTGCGGCCTCGAGTGCGGCGTTGGCCAGCACGGCGCGCTCGGCATGGGTGGCTGCGGCCTCGCAGTCCTGCAGGGCCTGGGCGGTCCTGTTGCGGAGCGCGTCGATGGTTCCGACCCGGGTGCTGTCTGCGGTCTGCCGCAGCTGGGCCTGGATGTCCTCCTGGGCCGTGTGCAGTCCCCGGGCGGCCAGCTCGGCGAGCGCGTAGTGCCCGGGTCCGGGCAGGTCCGCGAACAGCGCGGAGTAGCCGTGGCCGGTCGGCCAGGACAGGGTCAGGCAGACGGGCGTCGCGGGCAGCTCCAGGGCCGCCGTGGCCTCGGCATGCCGCTTCAGCGGCGCCAGTTCGACCAGTTCGAGCGTGGTGGCGTCCAGTAGGGCGTCATCGCGCAGCTCCTGGCCGGCGCCATTGGTCTGCACGGTAAGCAGCCCGGCGAGGTCCAGGACCGTGCCGTCGGGGGCGGCCACGTCGAGCAGAACCAGCCCGCCTCCGCCCGGTGCCGTCGGGGAGGGCACCGGGTCGGGCCGAGGGCGCCCCAGCAGCCGGAGTACAGCGAGGACCGCCGCCACCAGGGCGGCGATCCCGGCCGCTATCAGGCCGATGGCCTTGCGCCGAGACAGCGCGGCCGACCGCGCCGGCTCAGCGTCGGCGCGGGGCCGACGGGGCGTCCCGTCGGCCCCGCCGCCTGCGTGCCCCATCCGCTTCCTCCTCAGTTCAGCTCGGTGGCAGCCACGAAGGTGTACCCCTCCGCCTGGATGCCCTCCACGATCTCCCGCAGCAGGCTCACGTCATAGTAGGGGTGGAAGAAGAAGCTCGCCGTGGCGTGCGTGCCGACCAGGTTCGCATGGGCCGCGGCAACGATGTCCGCCGGGAGGCGCGGCGGGTGCTGGTTGTATGACTCAAGCTCCACGTTGCCCAGGTTCTCCGGCAGCACGTGCGTGCCGTAGGGGTCGTTGACTGCGTAGGGGAAGAACTGGCCGAAGTACTCGAAG
This genomic window contains:
- a CDS encoding Tat pathway signal sequence, with translation MGHAGGGADGTPRRPRADAEPARSAALSRRKAIGLIAAGIAALVAAVLAVLRLLGRPRPDPVPSPTAPGGGGLVLLDVAAPDGTVLDLAGLLTVQTNGAGQELRDDALLDATTLELVELAPLKRHAEATAALELPATPVCLTLSWPTGHGYSALFADLPGPGHYALAELAARGLHTAQEDIQAQLRQTADSTRVGTIDALRNRTAQALQDCEAAATHAERAVLANAALEAATAAQLAQDDTAALLGPDDAMLGVTFTAPPAPGDSDLAVDRLAGAGRRPLVRIVVEDADDREEIGRWRRCVDELHRAGALVMVQACDSQALTDYDEAAWEQRISALITAFPDADAWETGNELAGEWTGPHAVERTVQAARALAADPATAAAPRVLTLYYQLGQGTQEESVISWAATNLGEELTGLTDVVGLSVYPQWHPLGAGARRVLEALGRVAGDLPVALTELGYGAEDLDDGPWWFGSATDTGAGREAVARHLTAVALGQPRAWAAPLWWYYLQDEGLLPAGAHASQDGVAGIAQELVDAARAKAE